One region of Sylvia atricapilla isolate bSylAtr1 chromosome Z, bSylAtr1.pri, whole genome shotgun sequence genomic DNA includes:
- the IL31RA gene encoding interleukin-31 receptor subunit alpha yields MFSTSIWMFVLLCSSVADESSIRDAEIFPSSPEIERGSSLELSCVLRKNYMPERNASHIIWKLNDALIAPENYNIVNETVSNITIHNFTYSTAYVKCFMKYLDKELPLVHTEVKSGFRPDTPENISCIYFYDANVTCTWNAGRETGFATKYTLSRKVMSSPDRVAFCQNTKETCSFSSPYNEYSNDFCFQVEAKNVLGESLTDCVSIPLQSIEKFAPPEILSVKKIPGIKQLLTVTWKMPEKIIPLKPVICQVQYRNLYSNLTEFVNVSLNSIKHIGSCNLTGLWDSTDYSVAIRCINNESAFWSGWSGEKNESTEEEAPSGKVDLWRVIESSHSSRNRSVHLMWKPLKSFPPSGRILGYKIQYFPENKTACKRTNNSTEKKITLLLNEEAHIVSVTAYNSAGESPKAILRIPSTDEKPSQMIETVITSTTNEEVVVQWITSEPGTAKYVVEWYEELEMDPFGRSWQYVSNSTEWKINKKNFKPFICYNISVYPIYGSNVAAPFDRQIYAQEKKPSEGPVADTGILGKNEVTIKWNEISKAKRNGFITNYTIFYKPENGEELNETVNSDVLQYRLKALQANTQYIVQIMASNQAGGTIGEQRIFKTLKLDKEDLLFIGIPVGMSMLCLIGLWITCVLKKHAFKKVCWPDIPNPEESLAVEWPPVSSVNNSFLKRISSQTKTVDFEDINVLEYCFREESQEGSLLINYENHVPECTDINTEGITNRDEKILHNEENEIAKCFSPSMSYVITDQFTRSQMHSALIPVKEIQPIDMVVNDLCGSRQNPIKNEENDDEEVLKLEDFSEKALFNPYLKNSVKTREFLVSESLPEHSTDECKSQSSVLPPFQPNVPGQSYITLDMFGLPKAQ; encoded by the exons ATGTTCAGTACTTCGATTTGGATgtttgtcctgctctgcagctctgtagCAG atGAAAGCTCTATCAGAGATGCTGaaatttttccttcatctcCTGAAATTGAAAGAGGATCCTCTCTGGAACTATCCTGTGTCCTTAGAAAGAACTACATGCCTGAGAGAAATGCAAGCCACATCATCTGGAAACTGAATGATGCTTTGATTGCTCCAGAAAACTATAACATTGTGAATGAGACTGTATCTAATATCACCATCCATAATTTCACTTACAGCACAGCTTATGTGAAATGTTTCATGAAGTACTTGGACAAGGAACTACCTTTGGTTCACACAGAAGTTAAATCTGGCT TTCGTCCAGACACGCCAGAGAATATTTCCTGCATTTATTTCTATGATGCTAACGTTACTTGTACCTGGAATGCAGGAAGGGAAACAGGTTTTGCAACAAAGTATACTCTGTCCCGAAAAGT GATGAGTTCTCCAGATAGAGTTGCATTCTGCCAGAATACAAAAGAGAcatgttcattttcttctccataCAATGAATATAgtaatgatttttgttttcaggtggAAGCTAAAAATGTTTTGGGTGAATCCTTAACAGACTGTGTTTCTATACCTTTGCAAAGCATAg AAAAATTTGCCCCTCCTGAAAtactttcagttaaaaaaatccctggtATAAAGCAGTTACTTACAGTAACCTGGAAAATGCCTGAGAAGATTATCCCTTTAAAACCTGTAATTTGCCAGGTTCAATACAGAAACTTATATTCAAACCTTACC GAATTTGTCAATGTCTCACTGAATTCTATCAAGCATATAGGATCATGTAATCTCACAGGTCTGTGGGACTCCACAGACTATTCTGTTGCCATTCGGTGTATCAATAATGAGTCAGCATTTTGGAGTGGATGGAGTGGGGAGAAAAACGAAAGCACAGAAGAAGAAG CTCCTTCGGGAAAAGTGGATTTGTGGAGAGTAATTGAGTCTTCACACTCATCTAGAAATAGATCTGTACATCTTATGTGGAAG ccaTTAAAAAGCTTTCCACCTTCTGGGAGAATTCTAGGCtacaaaatacagtattttccagaaaacaagACTGCATGTAAAAGGACAAACAACtctactgaaaagaaaattaccttaCTTTTAAATGAAGAGGCACATATAGTATCTGTCACTGCCTATAACTCTGCTGGAGAGTCTCCTAAAGCTATTTTGAGGATTCCATCCACTGATGAAAAAC CCTCTCAGATGATTGAAACAGTGATAACATCTACAACAAATGAAGAAGTGGTGGTGCAATGGATAACCTCTGAACCTGGAACAGCCAAATATGTGGTTGAGTGGTATGAGGAACTGGAGATGGACCCCTTTGGTAGATCCTGGCAATATGTATCAAATTCTACAGAGTGGAAGATTAACAAAA aaaacttTAAACCATTTATATGCTATAACATCTCGGTGTATCCTATTTATGGAAGTAACGTAGCGGCTCCATTTGACAGACAAATCTATGCTCAAGAAAAAA AGCCATCAGAGGGACCTGTGGCTGATACAGGCATTCTGGGGAAAAATGAAGTTACAATAAAGTGGAATGAGATTTCAAAGGCTAAAAGAAATGGATTTATCACTAACTATACAATATTCTATAAACCTGAAAATGGAGAAGAATTGA ATGAAACAGTGAACTCTGACGTTCTGCAATACAGACTGAAGGCCTTACAGGCTAATACACAGTACATTGTTCAGATCATGGCAAGCAACCAAGCTGGTGGAACCATTGGAGAGCAAAGAATCTTCAAGACTTTGAAATTGG ATAAAGAAGATCTCCTTTTTATTGGTATACCTGTTGGGATGAGCATGTTGTGTCTGATAGGCCTTTGGATTACATGTGTTTTGAAAAAACATGC GTTTAAAAAGGTTTGCTGGCCTGATATACCAAATCCTGAAGAGAGCCTTGCAGTGGAATGGCCTCCTGTTTCGTCTGTG AATAATTCATTTTTGAAGAGAATCTCATCTCAGACTAAAACTGTAGACTTTGAAGACATAAATGTTTTGGAATATTGTTTTCGTGAAGAAAGTCAGGAAGGATCACTACTAATAAATTATGAAAACCATGTTCCTGAATGTACTGATATTAATACAGAAGGCATAACTAACAGAGATGAAAAGATACTACATAATGAAGAGAATGAAATTGCTAAATGTTTTTCCCCATCCATGTCCTATGTAATTACTGATCAATTTACCAGGAGTCAAATGCATTCAGCTTTGATACCAGTGAAGGAAATCCAACCCATAGATATGGTGGTAAATGATTTGTGTGGATCCCGACAGAATccaattaaaaatgaagaaaatgatgATGAAGAAGTTTTAAAGCTGGaagatttcagtgaaaaagcACTGTTCAATCCATACCttaaaaattcagttaaaaCAAGGGAATTTCTTGTTTCTGAGAGCTTGCCAGAACACAGTACAGATGAATGCAAAAGCCAGTCAAGTGTTTTACCTCCTTTTCAACCAAATGTTCCAGGACAATCCTACATAACACTGGACATGTTTGGGCTGCCCAAAGCTCAGTAG